The Nitrosomonadales bacterium nucleotide sequence ACGAGGCAGCCCTGTTCGCCGCGCGGCGCGGCAAACGTTTCGTCGAGATGGACGATTTCGAGTCGGCCAAGGACAAGATCATGATGGGCGCCGAGCGCAAGTCCATGATCATGCCGGAGGAGGAGCGCCGCAACACGGCGTATCACGAATCCGGCCATGCGGTGGTGGCGAAGTTGCTGCCCAAGACCGATCCGGTGCACAAGGTGACCGTCATCCCGCGCGGCCGCGCACTGGGGTTGACGATGCAATTGCCTACGGAAGATCGCTACAGCATGGACAAGGATCGCATCCTGTCCACCATCGCCGTGCTGTTCGGCGGGCGCATCGCGGAAGAGATCTTCATGAACCAGATGACCACCGGTGCTTCGAACGACTTCCAGCGCGCCACCGACATGGCGCGCAAGATGGTCACGCAGTGGGGCATGTCCGAGACGCTGGGAACGATGGTCTATGCCGAAGAAGAGGGAGAGATATTCCTCGGTCGTTCAGTGACGACGCACAAGAACATCTCCGAGGCGACCATGCGGACAGTGGATGCGGAGATCCGCCGCATCATCGACGAGCAATATGCGCTGGCGCGCAAACTGATCGAGTCGAACCGCGACAAGATCGAGGCGATGACCAAGGCGCTGCTGGAATGGGAGACCATCGATGCAGAGCAGATCGACGACATCATGGCGGGCAATCCGCCGCGTCCGCCCAAGCCCAGTTCGGGCGGCAAGGCGCCCGAGCCACCCAAGGACGAGGCGCCGACCGCGCCAGTGACCGATCAACCGGCACAAGAAACCTGAAAGCCAGGATACAGGAGCCGGGATTCAGGAGACAGGTAATACCTTCAAGCCTGAATCCCGTATCCTGAATCCTGAATCCTGAATCCTGAATTCCGTATCCTGAATCCCGTATCCTGAATCCCGTATCCTGATGTTTCTCCTCTGTGGCAAATTCCAGTTCGACCTCTCCCGTCCTCTCGTGATGGGCATCGTCAACGTCACGCCCGATTCGTTCTCGGACGGCGGGCGGTTTCTTCGGCTCGATGCGGCCATTTCGCATGCGCGCAGGCTCGCCGACGATGGCGCGGACATGCTGGATATCGGCGGCGAATCCACCCGTCCGGGCGCGATTCCGGTGGGCGAACAGGAAGAGCTTGATCGCGTGCTGCCGGTGATCGAAGCGCTGCGCGATATGCCGGTCCCGCTTTCCATCGACACCTGCAAGCCCGGCGTGATGCGCGCCGCGTTGGCAGCGGGCGCGAGCATGGTCAACGACGTGAATGCCCTGCAATCCGATGGCGCGTTGCAGGCGGTTGCCGCAAGCGATGCGGCGGTATGCCTGATGCATAAACAGGGGACGCCGCAGACCATGCAGCAACAGCCGCAATATGCCGATGTCATCGCCGAGGTGCAGGATTTCCTGCGCGGGCGCATCGTTGCGGCCGAGGCTGCCGGGATCGCGCGCGAACGCATCGTCGTCGATCCCGGCTTTGGTTTTGGCAAGACACTGGCGCATAATCTCGACCTGCTGCGG carries:
- the folP gene encoding dihydropteroate synthase, which produces MFLLCGKFQFDLSRPLVMGIVNVTPDSFSDGGRFLRLDAAISHARRLADDGADMLDIGGESTRPGAIPVGEQEELDRVLPVIEALRDMPVPLSIDTCKPGVMRAALAAGASMVNDVNALQSDGALQAVAASDAAVCLMHKQGTPQTMQQQPQYADVIAEVQDFLRGRIVAAEAAGIARERIVVDPGFGFGKTLAHNLDLLRGLEAFRALGVPVLAGLSRKSMLGAITGRDVDERMAAGLAAALLAVQRGAAIVRVHDVRETVDVLKVWQAMTQ